The following are from one region of the Heterodontus francisci isolate sHetFra1 chromosome 34, sHetFra1.hap1, whole genome shotgun sequence genome:
- the LOC137349265 gene encoding zinc finger protein 256-like, with protein sequence MSFKSKHEMVTHQCTHTEERPFSCAVCGKGFTQSSTLLSHPCVHSEERPFCCAECGKRFTCSSTLLRHQQVHTGERPFTCSVCGKGFTQSSTLLSHHRVHSGERPFTCSECGKGFSQSSNLLRHQRVHSGERPFTCSECGKGFTQLSNLLTHQRVHTGERLFICSECGKRFTRLSNLLTHKNIHSGKRPFKCSECEKTFKSRRDMVTHQRTHTGERPFICTECGKGFTHSSKLLRHQRVHTGERPFTCSECGERFTQSSHLLTHQRVHTGETPFKCSHCGTGFRQSSELTVHQRVHTGERPFTCSECGKGFTQSSTLLKHQRVHTGERPFTCSECGKRFTCSSNLLRHQRVHK encoded by the coding sequence ATGAGCTTTAAAAGCAAACATGAAATGGTGACTCATCAATGCACTCACACCGAGGAGAGGCCATTCTCTTgcgctgtgtgtgggaagggattcacacagtcatccaccctgctgtcACACCCATGCGTTCACTCTGAGGAGAGACCGTTCTGCTGcgctgagtgtgggaagagattcacctgttcatccaccctgctgagacaccagcaagttcacacaggggagaggcctttcacttgctctgtgtgtgggaagggattcacacagtcatccaccctgctgtcACACCATCgagttcactctggggagaggccgtttacctgctccgagtgtgggaagggtttctcTCAGTCATCGAACCtattgagacaccagcgagttcactctggggagaggccatttacctgctccgagtgtgggaagggattcactcagttatcaaacttactgacgcaccagcgagttcacaccggggagaggctgttcatctgctctgagtgtgggaagagattcactcgattatccaacctgctgacacacaagAACATCCACAGTGGTaaaagaccttttaaatgttctgaatgtgagaagacCTTTAAAAGCAGACGTGACATGGTGACACACCAacgtactcacactggggagaggccgtttatatgcactgagtgtgggaagggattcacccatTCATCCAAACTGctaagacaccagcgagttcacactggggagaggccattcacctgctccgagtgtggggagagattcactcagtcatcccacttgctgacacaccagcgagttcacactggggaaacCCCTTTCAagtgctctcactgcgggactggATTCAGGCAATCATCCGAACTCAcagtacaccagcgagttcacactggggagaggccattcacctgctcggagtgtgggaagggattcactcagtcatccaccctgctgaaacaccagcgagttcacactggggagaggccattcacctgctcggagtgtgggaagagattcacttgtTCATCCAacttgctgagacaccagcgagttcacaagtga